Genomic DNA from Telopea speciosissima isolate NSW1024214 ecotype Mountain lineage chromosome 2, Tspe_v1, whole genome shotgun sequence:
GATAATACAGTGTTCTCTTTTGAGCTTGGGAAGGGCACTGTAATTAAGGCTTGGGACATTGCCTTGAGAACTATGAAGGTAAAAGATGGAGTTTCCCCAGGTATTTTGCCGACCAATGAAAGCAGAAATGTGTtacttttctttatttgttatgTAGGTTGGGGAGGTCGCAAAATTCACTTGCAAGCCAGAGTATGCCTATGGAAGTGCAGGTTCTCCGCCAGATATCCCTCCAAAGTAATGTTATTTTGCTCGAGTATTGTTTCCATGTTTAGCCGTTATATACTGGAGAACAACTTCAGTATAGTCTGGCATACCATTAAGTGTTGAATGGCTGCATGCTGACACACTGGCTGAGTGGTAGGGAAAGAACCTATCGCTTGATGTGCTCCACTTGAAAAGTCTATATAGTTGATCCCAACCATCAAAAACTTTAGCTTTGTTTACGTTTTAAAACTGAATTACAGTTGCAGCTTGGTCCTGAACAAGCAGTGTGTGCGATTCAGATTCCCTTGCAAAACATCTTTACTAGTACCCTACAATATAGGAAATTTGCTGTCCTCCTTCCCTCCCCTGCCCTAATTGTATTCTGCAATAATTGATAATGAGCGGAGTTTTACATTTATGGAATACAGTGCTACACTTGTCTTCGAGATCGAGTTGGTGGCCTGCAGGCCACGGAAGGGTTCAAGTGTAAGCAGCGTTTCAGATGAGAGGGCAAGACTTGAGTAAGTAGTTTTTCTCTGCCCATTTTCCATTAGAATCAGAATTCCAGCTAACAGAACTactggattttttatttgacaCCCGTTCAACTTCAATTCAGGGAACTGAAGAAGCAAAGGGAGCTGGCTGCAGCAAtcaaagaggaagagaagaggaagagagaggaggccaaagctgctgctgctgctcgtATTCAGGCCAAGCTGGATTCCAAGAAAGGTCAGGGTAAGGGCAAAGGCAAGGCAAAATAGGGCCAATGGAcatctttaaaaaaaagaaaagaaaaggcacTATGGACTCCAGATGTGTATAAGTTGAATATATGATCAAAATATTAGTAGTTTAGCAATATGTACTTCTGACACTCGGTGGTGCAATTACATTTTATAGCTACTAAAGCATTAACGATGAGAAGTACTGTTCAAATTCCTGATCAATGGTTGGTCGCCTAGGCCCTTGTTGTGCCTCTGCATTCAAATAGGTGAAAGATCAGTGAATTTTTTTAActatataaaaaataagaatggACTGATAACCACCAAACCCTGCCTTTCTGATAAGCAGAGATGAGAAATATGTGGTTGGTTCTTCCTCCCGAGTCCCCGACACCATGAGTGCCC
This window encodes:
- the LOC122652141 gene encoding peptidyl-prolyl cis-trans isomerase FKBP20-1; translation: MGDAIDLTADGGVTKTIVRSAKADAIAPTDNLPVVDVHYEGVLGETGEVFDTTHEDNTVFSFELGKGTVIKAWDIALRTMKVGEVAKFTCKPEYAYGSAGSPPDIPPNATLVFEIELVACRPRKGSSVSSVSDERARLEELKKQRELAAAIKEEEKRKREEAKAAAAARIQAKLDSKKGQGKGKGKAK